A single window of Rana temporaria chromosome 1, aRanTem1.1, whole genome shotgun sequence DNA harbors:
- the LOC120908925 gene encoding vomeronasal type-2 receptor 26-like has protein sequence MSDPFYWKKGKPPVSRCSDPCLPGSRKKFGSSIHKCCYDCVSCPEGEISNISDSENCMKCPDEEWPNEKKDRCVPRVVEFLSYTDDPIVGVFSAVSILCCLLTGLILGIFIHYQDTPIVKANNRDLSYLLLVSIMLSFLCVFLFLGHPVDVTCMLRVTSFGVIFSVAVSSLLAKSIMVCIAFKATKPGSPWRKWMGAKLPNCIICVFSLVQVIICVTWLSISPPFQDRDTHSYQGKIIIQCNEGSVIGFYSVLGYMGLLAAVSFIIAFLARTLPDSFNEAKYITFSMLVFCSVWIAMIPAYLSTRGKYMVAVEVFAIMASSSGLLGCIFFPKCYIILFRPDLNTKTAIH, from the exons CCTCCGGTATCTCGATGTTCAGATCCCTGTTTACCCGGCAGCAGAAAAAAGTTTGGATCTTCAATTCACAAATGCTGCTATGATTGTGTCTCATGTCCAGAAGGAGAGATCTCCAACATTTCCG ACAGCGAAAACTGCATGAAATGTCCTGATGAAGAATGGCCAAATGAGAAGAAGGATCGGTGTGTTCCAAGAGTGGTGGAATTTCTCTCCTACACTGATGATCCCATTGTTGGAGTATTTTCAGCCGTCTCCATCCTCTGTTGTCTTCTGACTGGTTtaatattggggatatttatacatTACCAGGACACCCCCATTGTTAAAGCCAATAACCGGGACCTGAGCTATCTTCTCCTGGTCTCCATCATGCTGAGCTTCCTCTGTGTCTTCTTGTTCCTCGGCCATCCAGTAGATGTGACCTGCATGCTGCGTGTCACCTCTTTTGGTGTCATCTTCTCAGTTGCCGTCTCTTCTCTACTTGCCAAAAGTATCATGGTGTGTATTGCTTTTAAAGCCACCAAACCTGGGAGTCCCTGGAGGAAATGGATGGGAGCCAAACTGCCCAATTGTATCATTTGTGTCTTCTCACTGGTCCAAGTCATAATCTGTGTCACTTGGTTGTCTATTTCTCCCCCCTTCCAGGATCGGGACACTCACTCTTATCAGGGGAAGAtcatcattcagtgtaatgaGGGTTCAGTTATCGGCTTCTACTCTGTCCTGGGATATATGGGGCTTCTGGCAGCTGTGAGTTTCATTATCGCTTTTTTAGCcaggacattaccggacagttttaatgaggccaagtacatcaccttcagcatgctggtgttctgcagtgtctggattgccatgatcccggcctatctgagcaccagagggaaatacatggtggctgtggaggTTTTTGCTATAATGGCCTCAAGTTCTGGACTTCTTGGCTGCatatttttcccaaaatgttaCATAATTCTGTTCAGACCCGACCTGAATACAAAAACAGCTATCCACTAA